One Deinococcus ruber DNA window includes the following coding sequences:
- the cydB gene encoding cytochrome d ubiquinol oxidase subunit II has product MSEAVLWFWLVTACFAVYFFLEGFDFGVDLLRPFLAKNEAERRALIQTIGPFWDGNEVWVILAAGAIFATFPAWYGALLTGMYPLFTLILLALIGRGVAFEFRAQVDSRAWRIFWDVTSFAGSLIPAFAWGLIMAALVQGLPIGEGGRYQGSVLSYVTPFTLFGGLTTTLLFMLHGATFLLLRLHKQGELHARARRAALFWGALATAAVLGFVYLGYVRDELFKNFGLGSWVLPGLAALTLAGIWLSLRLARDGLSFAMSGLTIVLSVVTVFLGLFPNVLPSTLSPSFNLTISNAASQPYTLHLMTIVGAVFLPLIVGYQAWNYYVFRRRIAVDDKKAGAAH; this is encoded by the coding sequence ATGAGTGAAGCGGTGCTGTGGTTCTGGCTCGTGACTGCCTGCTTCGCGGTGTATTTCTTTCTGGAGGGTTTTGATTTCGGAGTAGATCTGCTGCGCCCGTTTCTGGCAAAAAACGAGGCCGAGCGCCGCGCCCTGATACAGACCATCGGCCCCTTCTGGGACGGCAACGAGGTCTGGGTCATCCTGGCAGCGGGCGCGATCTTTGCCACCTTCCCGGCGTGGTACGGCGCACTTCTGACCGGCATGTACCCGCTGTTCACCCTCATCCTGCTGGCGCTCATCGGGCGCGGCGTAGCCTTCGAATTCCGGGCGCAGGTCGACAGCCGCGCCTGGCGCATCTTCTGGGACGTGACCAGCTTTGCGGGCAGCCTGATTCCGGCCTTCGCCTGGGGCCTGATCATGGCCGCGCTGGTGCAGGGCCTGCCGATTGGCGAGGGTGGGCGCTATCAGGGCAGCGTGCTCAGTTACGTCACCCCGTTTACGCTGTTTGGCGGCCTGACCACCACGCTGCTGTTCATGCTGCACGGCGCGACATTTCTGCTGCTGCGGCTGCACAAACAGGGCGAACTGCATGCGCGTGCCCGACGTGCGGCGCTGTTCTGGGGCGCTCTGGCAACTGCCGCCGTGCTGGGCTTCGTGTACCTGGGGTATGTGCGCGACGAACTCTTCAAGAACTTCGGGCTGGGAAGCTGGGTGCTTCCGGGGCTGGCGGCGCTCACGCTCGCGGGAATCTGGCTGTCTTTGCGGCTGGCACGCGATGGACTGAGTTTTGCCATGAGCGGCCTGACCATCGTGCTGTCGGTGGTGACGGTGTTCCTGGGCCTGTTTCCCAACGTGCTGCCCAGCACCCTCAGCCCGAGTTTCAATCTGACCATCAGCAATGCCGCCAGCCAGCCCTACACCCTTCACCTGATGACCATCGTGGGAGCCGTCTTTCTGCCGCTGATCGTGGGCTATCAGGCCTGGAACTATTACGTGTTCCGGCGGCGCATCGCCGTCGATGACAAAAAGGCGGGGGCGGCGCACTGA
- a CDS encoding cytochrome ubiquinol oxidase subunit I: MDFDTLALSRFQFATTSIFHYFFVPFTVGFALFIALLQTLAFVRRSDDLERLTRFFGHLFFINFVVGVVTGIVQEFQFGMNWQSFSNFVGNIFGVPLALEVLMAFFLESTFLGLWWFGKDRLPAWVNLSFIWLVAIGTAVSAFWIVIANAWMQHPVGYVLHDGQAVLTSFWAVMTNPKGLEWSAHILTGAVTVAAFFVIAVSGYHIRRNHEVNLFKTSLRLGLVLAALGSGGVVVSGHIQGQSAVRDQPMKYAAFSALWDTPKEGNMSESLIALPSTAQGRNLFSLEVPYLGSFLAFNNLYQKAQGLNELQAMMVKQYGPGNYIPPVWPVYWAFRIMVGIGGVMLLTALWGLWLWRRGRLETAYGYLTFLLIMPLAPHLANFSGFITTEIGRQPWVVQGLLLTRNAVSPLPLLYVVLSLIAFWVVYLLLIGLDVFLLTRTARAGMHPPEVQAASAPAPDYTLGSAPVRLEGNGHE; encoded by the coding sequence ATGGACTTTGACACGCTGGCCCTCTCGCGCTTTCAGTTCGCCACCACCAGCATCTTTCACTATTTCTTCGTGCCCTTCACGGTGGGGTTCGCCCTATTTATCGCGCTGCTCCAGACGCTCGCCTTCGTTCGCAGAAGCGACGATCTGGAGCGCCTGACCCGCTTTTTCGGCCACCTGTTCTTCATCAATTTCGTGGTGGGTGTGGTCACGGGCATCGTGCAGGAATTTCAGTTCGGCATGAACTGGCAGAGCTTTTCCAATTTCGTGGGCAACATTTTCGGCGTGCCGCTGGCGCTGGAAGTGCTGATGGCCTTCTTTCTGGAAAGCACCTTCCTGGGCCTGTGGTGGTTCGGCAAAGACCGCCTGCCCGCGTGGGTGAATCTGAGTTTCATCTGGCTGGTGGCGATTGGTACGGCAGTCAGCGCCTTCTGGATCGTCATTGCCAACGCCTGGATGCAGCACCCGGTCGGATACGTCCTGCACGACGGGCAGGCAGTCCTGACGAGTTTCTGGGCGGTCATGACCAATCCCAAGGGGCTGGAATGGTCGGCGCACATCCTGACCGGAGCCGTGACGGTGGCCGCCTTCTTCGTGATCGCCGTCAGCGGCTATCACATCCGCCGGAACCATGAGGTCAACCTCTTCAAGACCTCGCTGCGTCTGGGGCTGGTGCTGGCGGCCCTGGGCAGCGGGGGCGTCGTCGTCTCGGGGCACATTCAGGGCCAGAGCGCCGTGCGCGACCAGCCGATGAAGTACGCGGCCTTCAGTGCGCTGTGGGACACGCCCAAAGAGGGCAACATGTCTGAAAGCCTGATCGCGTTGCCGAGTACGGCGCAGGGCAGAAACCTGTTTTCGCTGGAAGTGCCGTATCTGGGGTCGTTTCTGGCCTTCAACAACCTGTATCAGAAGGCGCAGGGCCTGAACGAGTTGCAGGCGATGATGGTCAAACAATACGGCCCCGGCAACTACATTCCTCCGGTCTGGCCGGTGTACTGGGCCTTTCGCATCATGGTGGGCATCGGGGGCGTGATGCTGCTGACGGCGCTGTGGGGGCTGTGGCTGTGGCGGCGCGGACGGCTGGAAACGGCCTACGGCTACCTGACGTTCCTGCTGATCATGCCGCTGGCACCGCATCTGGCGAATTTCTCGGGCTTCATCACCACCGAGATCGGGCGACAGCCCTGGGTGGTGCAGGGTCTGCTGCTCACCCGAAATGCGGTCAGTCCGCTGCCGCTGCTGTATGTGGTGCTCAGCCTGATCGCCTTCTGGGTGGTATATCTGCTGCTGATCGGCCTGGACGTGTTTCTGCTGACGCGCACCGCCCGCGCCGGAATGCACCCGCCAGAGGTTCAGGCTGCCAGTGCGCCCGCCCCCGACTACACCCTGGGGTCTGCCCCGGTGCGGCTGGAGGGAAACGGCCATGAGTGA
- a CDS encoding amino acid ABC transporter ATP-binding/permease protein: MNAYRWPLLLGLLATLCGVGLTASGGALLVRSAQHPATLLALGVLTTGVRAFGLGRSGLRYAERLLSHAAALEQAQALRARLYARLAPLGRELPATHGTGALLIRAGADVDARTFQTLRADLPLWTYLSLSALLTLGLGLLDPLSALIAGPLLLLTAWVPLALSRQAAGLADLRAALDAQHAGLLLALSGFGGELAGREAQARLSPLQRELTNTEAALAALPARFTVVREGLAALALGLLLWRLGPLVAAGVLAPAWLAAGALGIVSAFDAASVLAGLPAARAEGRGAAARLAELEHSAPSVTAPPVPLDIPAVLDLSFRAVHLFASSPQTAALNLSIPAGTTVALIGDSGAGKTTLLRLLARDHDPVGGNITAGGTSLRAFDPALWRQRLSVLDQDAALIDGTLAANLRLAAPAAPDAELRERLDELGLTHLPLTAWVGEGGARLSGGERQRVALARALLRPSDVLLLDEPTAHLDADTEPLAVQAIQRRRAGRTLILATHRPAPLALAQQIYRLHAGTLTLLEISHGL; encoded by the coding sequence ATGAATGCTTACCGCTGGCCGCTGCTGCTGGGTCTGCTCGCCACGCTCTGCGGCGTGGGTCTGACCGCGAGTGGCGGGGCGCTGCTGGTGCGTTCGGCGCAGCACCCGGCCACGCTGCTGGCACTGGGCGTCCTGACGACGGGTGTGCGGGCGTTCGGGCTGGGCCGCAGCGGTCTGCGCTATGCCGAGCGTCTGCTGTCGCACGCAGCGGCGCTGGAGCAGGCTCAGGCCCTCCGCGCCCGGCTGTATGCCCGGCTTGCGCCGCTGGGCCGCGAGCTGCCCGCCACGCACGGCACCGGAGCGTTGCTGATACGGGCTGGAGCCGACGTGGACGCCCGGACCTTCCAGACGCTGCGGGCCGATCTGCCGCTGTGGACCTACCTGAGTCTGAGCGCCCTGCTGACGCTGGGGCTGGGGCTGCTCGATCCACTTTCTGCGCTGATCGCGGGGCCACTGCTGCTGCTGACGGCCTGGGTTCCGCTGGCCCTGAGCAGGCAGGCAGCGGGGCTGGCAGACCTTCGGGCCGCGCTGGACGCTCAGCACGCCGGGTTGCTGCTGGCCCTGAGCGGGTTTGGAGGAGAGCTGGCGGGGCGCGAAGCTCAGGCGCGGCTCTCGCCCCTTCAGCGTGAACTGACGAATACCGAAGCGGCCCTGGCAGCTCTGCCTGCCCGCTTCACGGTGGTGCGCGAAGGACTGGCGGCGCTGGCGCTCGGGCTGCTGCTGTGGCGGCTGGGACCGCTGGTGGCGGCGGGTGTGCTGGCTCCGGCGTGGCTGGCAGCGGGCGCACTGGGCATCGTGTCGGCCTTTGACGCAGCGAGCGTGCTGGCCGGTCTTCCTGCTGCCCGTGCGGAAGGAAGGGGAGCGGCGGCACGGCTGGCAGAACTGGAGCACTCGGCCCCCAGCGTGACTGCGCCGCCCGTTCCGCTGGACATCCCTGCCGTCCTCGACCTGAGTTTCAGAGCGGTGCACCTGTTTGCCAGCAGCCCCCAGACTGCCGCTCTGAATCTGTCTATTCCTGCTGGAACCACCGTTGCCCTGATCGGAGACAGCGGAGCAGGCAAAACCACGCTGCTGCGCCTGCTGGCCCGCGACCACGACCCGGTGGGTGGCAACATCACAGCGGGCGGCACTTCGCTCAGAGCCTTCGACCCGGCGCTCTGGCGGCAGCGGCTCAGCGTGCTCGATCAGGACGCCGCACTGATCGACGGCACACTGGCAGCAAATCTGCGGCTGGCCGCTCCTGCCGCCCCAGACGCCGAACTGCGCGAACGGCTGGACGAACTGGGCCTGACGCATCTGCCGCTGACGGCCTGGGTCGGAGAAGGCGGAGCGCGGCTGAGCGGCGGTGAGCGGCAACGGGTGGCGCTGGCCCGCGCCCTGCTCAGGCCCTCTGACGTGCTGCTGCTCGACGAACCCACCGCCCACCTGGACGCCGATACCGAGCCGCTGGCGGTGCAGGCAATACAGCGCAGACGGGCAGGCCGCACACTGATTCTCGCCACCCACCGCCCCGCGCCGCTGGCTCTGGCGCAGCAGATTTACCGACTACACGCCGGAACCCTGACCCTTCTGGAGATCTCTCATGGACTTTGA
- a CDS encoding ATP-binding cassette domain-containing protein gives MTVTVSRLRKAQVVPDAERPPNVTRRLNREPGVRALLLGSALLSVAGAVLGVGAWLLLARGIAGLTFGPHASGWVLPCALLLLLLRALVNAARESWNAHRSARIVGELRERAAASLLVLGPGFLADLGESRSAVGVLESLPKLSAYYARWLPQAAHSAAGLLVAGAALCWLDWQSALIVAITVPLCVLFLVLVGWAAQDASQNAWTATTRLGARLSGSLSALPTLRAFGADAAQARALASEAQTYRAATLGVLKMAFLSGFVLDFAATMSAALIAVTVGVRLFEARLDFAPALATLLLLPELFGPLRQLGTDRHASMDAQAPARSVYALLDMPGVPSGTRRVEGAPSLHLNGAGLTLAGREVLRNVNLRVPAGGRAALTGHSGSGKTSLLRGLRKDLPLSGDVRIGGIPLEELETQAWRENVAVVTQRPRFLPGTLRANLAVPDAELERVLAAVGLTASPGTVLSEDGYPLSGGERARLALARAALSNAPLVLLDEPTAHLDPLAEREVLSLLETLFAGRTMLLVTHRHVPAGFAVVRVVGGTLVPEYPTSERAVPA, from the coding sequence ATGACTGTGACTGTTTCGCGCCTCCGGAAGGCGCAGGTAGTGCCAGACGCTGAACGCCCGCCGAATGTGACGCGTCGTCTGAACCGTGAACCCGGCGTCAGGGCGTTGCTCCTCGGCTCGGCACTTCTGAGCGTTGCCGGAGCGGTGCTGGGCGTGGGCGCGTGGCTGCTGCTGGCGCGGGGAATCGCCGGGCTGACGTTTGGGCCACACGCTTCTGGCTGGGTGTTGCCATGTGCGCTTCTGCTGTTGCTGCTGCGTGCCCTGGTGAATGCTGCGCGGGAAAGCTGGAATGCCCACCGTTCGGCCCGGATCGTTGGAGAACTGCGCGAACGGGCGGCGGCAAGCCTGCTGGTCCTCGGCCCCGGCTTTCTGGCCGATCTGGGCGAGTCGCGCAGCGCGGTGGGGGTGCTGGAAAGTCTGCCGAAACTGTCGGCCTACTATGCCCGCTGGCTGCCACAGGCGGCCCATTCGGCGGCGGGATTGCTGGTGGCGGGAGCGGCACTGTGCTGGCTCGACTGGCAGAGTGCGCTGATCGTGGCGATCACGGTGCCGCTGTGCGTGCTGTTCCTGGTGCTGGTGGGCTGGGCCGCGCAGGACGCCAGCCAGAATGCCTGGACAGCGACCACCCGGCTGGGAGCGCGGCTGTCAGGATCGTTGTCTGCACTGCCCACGCTCCGGGCCTTCGGAGCCGACGCCGCGCAGGCACGCGCACTGGCGAGCGAGGCGCAGACGTACCGGGCCGCCACGCTGGGCGTGCTGAAGATGGCCTTCCTGTCGGGGTTCGTGCTCGATTTTGCCGCCACCATGAGCGCTGCTCTGATCGCGGTGACGGTAGGCGTGCGGCTGTTCGAGGCCCGTCTCGACTTTGCGCCCGCGCTGGCGACGCTGTTGCTCCTGCCGGAACTGTTTGGCCCGCTGCGGCAGCTCGGCACTGACCGTCACGCCTCGATGGACGCGCAGGCACCCGCCCGCAGCGTGTACGCCCTGCTCGATATGCCCGGAGTGCCCAGCGGAACGCGGCGTGTGGAAGGTGCGCCGTCGCTGCACCTGAACGGCGCGGGGCTGACACTGGCGGGCCGCGAAGTGCTGCGGAATGTGAATCTGCGTGTTCCGGCAGGTGGGCGGGCCGCGCTGACAGGACACAGCGGCAGCGGCAAAACGTCGCTGCTGCGGGGGCTTCGCAAGGATCTGCCGCTGAGTGGAGACGTGCGAATAGGCGGCATTCCGTTGGAGGAACTGGAGACGCAGGCGTGGCGCGAAAACGTCGCCGTCGTCACGCAGCGTCCCAGATTCCTGCCTGGCACACTACGGGCGAATCTGGCTGTGCCCGACGCCGAACTGGAGCGCGTTCTGGCGGCGGTGGGCCTGACGGCTTCTCCCGGCACCGTGCTGAGCGAGGACGGCTACCCGCTGAGCGGCGGTGAACGGGCGCGGCTGGCGCTGGCCCGCGCTGCCCTGTCGAACGCGCCGCTGGTGCTGCTCGACGAACCCACCGCCCACCTCGACCCTCTGGCGGAACGAGAGGTGCTTTCGCTGCTGGAAACGCTGTTTGCGGGCCGCACCATGTTGCTGGTCACACACCGTCACGTTCCGGCGGGCTTCGCGGTGGTGCGGGTAGTGGGCGGAACGCTGGTGCCTGAATATCCGACTTCTGAACGGGCGGTGCCCGCATGA
- a CDS encoding ParA family protein, giving the protein MSAPSGPMIVSLTSMKGGVGKSTLAVNLAGALAMRGPTALMDADAAIQTSGGWIARGAIPVTLLEEGAAIPAGTRYLVVDTEGRPEIDDMVELTRQSHVVLIPTAPNSVEVEATAKLLRRLEDAGANMKTIRIVVTKAPPVGSVGQAARDELRAMGMPVCETVIRRYTAHERAHEQAVLVRNTQDSRAENAWGDILSLTVEVC; this is encoded by the coding sequence ATGTCTGCACCCTCTGGCCCGATGATCGTAAGCCTGACCTCTATGAAGGGCGGTGTCGGCAAGTCGACGCTGGCTGTGAACCTGGCCGGGGCGCTCGCGATGCGTGGCCCGACTGCTCTGATGGACGCCGACGCTGCCATTCAGACCAGCGGGGGCTGGATCGCACGCGGAGCAATTCCCGTGACGCTGCTGGAGGAGGGCGCGGCTATCCCTGCTGGAACGCGGTATCTGGTGGTCGATACTGAGGGCCGCCCGGAGATCGACGATATGGTGGAGTTGACCCGTCAGTCGCATGTAGTTCTGATTCCGACTGCGCCCAACAGCGTGGAGGTCGAGGCCACGGCCAAACTGCTGCGGCGACTGGAAGACGCGGGAGCCAACATGAAAACGATCCGCATCGTGGTGACCAAAGCGCCTCCGGTGGGCAGCGTGGGTCAGGCGGCACGCGACGAACTGCGGGCGATGGGCATGCCGGTCTGTGAAACCGTGATCCGGCGGTATACCGCCCATGAGCGGGCACACGAGCAGGCGGTGCTGGTTCGCAACACTCAGGACAGCCGCGCCGAGAATGCCTGGGGCGACATTTTGAGCCTGACCGTGGAGGTCTGCTGA
- a CDS encoding response regulator yields MRPIEILLVDDNPADVFLTQEAFSEARLANTLHTAKDGVEALEFLRKQGPFSAVPMPDVILLDLNMPRMNGLELLAILKDDPALRQIPVIVLTTSRAEQDVWRSYDLHANAYIPKPVTAEEFFEVVRTFESFWFVVVALPPHSES; encoded by the coding sequence ATGCGACCGATTGAAATTTTGCTTGTAGACGACAATCCTGCCGATGTCTTCCTGACTCAGGAAGCCTTCAGCGAGGCGCGTCTAGCCAACACCCTACATACCGCCAAAGACGGGGTGGAAGCACTGGAATTTCTGCGGAAACAGGGGCCATTCTCCGCCGTTCCCATGCCCGATGTGATCCTGCTCGATCTCAATATGCCGCGTATGAACGGCCTCGAACTGCTGGCAATCCTGAAGGATGATCCGGCGTTACGGCAGATTCCGGTGATTGTTCTGACCACCTCGCGGGCTGAGCAGGACGTGTGGCGCAGCTATGATCTGCATGCCAACGCCTATATTCCTAAACCTGTGACCGCCGAAGAATTCTTCGAAGTTGTCCGTACCTTCGAGTCGTTCTGGTTTGTGGTGGTGGCTTTGCCCCCGCACAGCGAGTCGTAA
- a CDS encoding sensor histidine kinase produces MARPAQPPVSLIRFLLQPLLLPLLLLLLVGVAVTVGVNRNVVSVRQSNASQARIDAIHLIAVDVLNLETGLRGYLLTARPEYLEPYHLGQQQLSRRIQSLQLHAVNDRQRDDLQHISLLMQQWFSNVAEPQIHIRPESLATTVVLVKNGSGKQLIDEVRRVLGVLEKNETVRLNTSLNASARTLQQARLLTIFGLLAALFFLVVSAVQVARTFASGMASLNAAAGRVAEGQYDLPLPDVQVAEVHQLTQELRRMAASVQSRASHLEQLNEDLARSNRELEQFAYVASHDLQEPLRTIGSFTGLLARRYQGQLDARADQYIAYTLSATERLKQLIQDLLAYSRTRHSTQPTQVVDVQLLVNDVLQDFQEFIQRSGAQVSAHALPVLRGRPELLRHVFMNLIGNALKFADPARPPRVEVRAEPLPGFWRLHVQDNGVGIEAAYHDRIFDIFQRLHGVSETEGNGIGLAIVKSVIERHGGEITLTSIPGVGTTFSFTIPILQEPADATD; encoded by the coding sequence ATGGCCCGTCCTGCTCAGCCTCCTGTGTCATTGATCCGTTTTCTGCTGCAACCGCTGCTTCTGCCGCTGCTGCTGCTGCTGTTGGTCGGCGTTGCTGTGACGGTCGGAGTCAACCGTAACGTCGTTTCGGTACGGCAGTCCAATGCTTCGCAGGCACGGATCGACGCCATTCATCTGATCGCGGTAGATGTGTTGAACCTGGAAACCGGGTTACGGGGTTATCTGCTGACAGCCCGGCCCGAATACCTTGAACCGTATCATCTGGGCCAGCAGCAGCTCAGTCGCCGAATTCAGAGTCTCCAGCTGCATGCTGTCAACGACAGGCAGCGCGACGATCTGCAACACATTTCGCTGCTGATGCAGCAGTGGTTTTCCAATGTGGCCGAGCCACAGATTCATATTCGACCCGAGTCGCTGGCCACGACCGTCGTGCTGGTCAAGAACGGTAGCGGCAAACAGCTGATCGATGAGGTGCGGCGGGTCCTGGGAGTGCTGGAAAAAAACGAGACCGTACGGCTGAATACGTCGCTGAACGCCAGCGCCCGAACCTTGCAGCAGGCCCGTCTGCTGACGATCTTCGGGCTGTTGGCGGCGCTCTTTTTTCTGGTGGTCTCGGCGGTGCAGGTAGCCCGTACCTTCGCAAGCGGCATGGCTTCACTGAATGCTGCCGCCGGGCGTGTGGCCGAGGGTCAGTACGATCTTCCCCTGCCCGACGTGCAGGTGGCTGAAGTTCATCAGCTGACGCAGGAGCTCAGGCGCATGGCCGCTTCGGTTCAGTCGCGTGCCAGTCATCTCGAGCAGCTGAACGAAGATCTGGCCCGCAGTAACCGCGAATTGGAGCAGTTCGCTTACGTGGCGTCACACGACCTTCAAGAACCGCTGCGGACCATCGGCAGCTTTACCGGATTGCTGGCGAGACGCTATCAGGGTCAGCTCGATGCACGGGCCGACCAGTACATCGCGTATACCCTCTCGGCGACCGAGCGCCTGAAACAGCTTATTCAGGATCTGCTGGCGTATTCCAGAACCCGTCACTCGACTCAGCCGACGCAGGTGGTCGATGTGCAGCTACTGGTAAACGATGTGCTGCAAGATTTTCAGGAATTCATACAGCGCTCCGGGGCGCAGGTCAGTGCTCACGCCCTGCCCGTGTTGCGAGGACGACCCGAACTGCTTCGGCATGTCTTTATGAATCTCATCGGTAATGCACTGAAATTTGCTGATCCAGCTCGCCCTCCACGCGTTGAAGTGCGTGCCGAGCCGCTGCCAGGATTCTGGCGCCTTCATGTCCAAGACAATGGTGTGGGCATTGAGGCGGCGTACCATGACCGAATCTTTGATATCTTCCAGCGGCTGCACGGGGTCAGCGAGACCGAAGGCAATGGAATAGGGCTCGCCATTGTCAAGAGCGTTATCGAGCGGCACGGTGGAGAGATCACCCTCACCAGCATTCCCGGTGTCGGCACCACATTCAGTTTTACCATTCCCATCCTTCAGGAGCCTGCCGATGCGACCGATTGA
- a CDS encoding branched-chain amino acid aminotransferase — protein MGSKNIDWTTLGFSYIKTDLRYVSHWREGAWDAGTLTEDNQVHISEGSTALHYGQQCFEGLKAYRCQDGSINLFRPDQNAARMQRSCDRLLMPHMPTEQFIDACVQVVRANEDFIPPYGSGGSLYLRPYLIGVGDNIGVRSAPEFLFSVFCIPVGAYFKGGLTPTNFVVSGYDRAAPNGTGAAKVGGNYAASLLPGYEAKQQNFGDCIYLDPETHTKIEEVGAANFFAIDRAGRFVTPKSPSILASITKYSLLHIAEHRLGMAVEEGDVYIDRLDEYSEAGACGTAAVITPIGGIQYNDTLHVFHSETEVGPVTRRLYDELCGIQYGDLEAPEGWIVKI, from the coding sequence ATGGGCAGCAAGAACATCGACTGGACGACTCTGGGTTTCAGCTACATCAAGACCGATCTGCGCTACGTTTCGCACTGGCGAGAAGGTGCGTGGGATGCGGGAACGCTGACCGAGGACAACCAGGTTCACATCAGCGAGGGATCGACGGCGCTGCATTACGGCCAGCAGTGTTTCGAGGGCCTGAAGGCGTACCGCTGTCAGGACGGCAGCATCAACCTGTTTCGCCCCGATCAGAATGCCGCCCGTATGCAGCGCAGCTGTGACCGCCTGCTGATGCCGCATATGCCCACTGAGCAGTTCATCGACGCCTGCGTGCAGGTGGTGCGGGCCAACGAGGACTTCATTCCGCCTTACGGGTCCGGCGGCTCACTGTACCTGCGTCCGTATCTGATCGGGGTGGGCGACAATATCGGCGTTCGCAGCGCTCCAGAGTTTTTGTTTTCGGTGTTCTGTATTCCAGTCGGAGCTTACTTCAAAGGCGGTCTGACGCCCACCAATTTCGTGGTGTCAGGCTATGACCGCGCTGCGCCCAACGGGACTGGGGCTGCCAAAGTCGGCGGGAACTACGCTGCCAGTCTGCTGCCGGGCTACGAGGCCAAGCAGCAGAATTTCGGCGACTGCATCTATCTCGATCCCGAAACACATACCAAGATCGAGGAAGTCGGGGCGGCCAACTTTTTCGCCATCGACAGAGCAGGCCGCTTCGTCACCCCCAAAAGCCCCTCGATCCTGGCGAGCATCACCAAATACTCTCTGCTGCACATCGCAGAACATCGCCTGGGAATGGCCGTGGAAGAAGGCGACGTGTACATCGACCGCCTCGACGAATACAGCGAGGCTGGAGCCTGCGGCACGGCAGCGGTCATTACGCCTATCGGCGGCATCCAGTACAACGACACCTTGCACGTTTTTCACAGTGAAACCGAGGTCGGCCCGGTCACGCGGCGGCTCTACGACGAACTATGTGGCATCCAGTACGGCGATCTGGAAGCTCCAGAAGGGTGGATCGTCAAAATTTAG